The Candidatus Methylomirabilota bacterium sequence CGATGACCAGCAGCCGGTGGCGAAGGTTGTCGAACACCAACAGCGTGTCGGTGAACATGAAGACCGTGTCGGGCAGGCCGAGATCGTCGTGGGCGGCGGCGGGCAGTCTCTCCATGTGGCGGACCATGTCGTAGGCCAGGTAACCGACAGCGCCGCCCTGAAAGCGCGGCAATCCCGGCACCGTCACCGGCTGAAAACCTCCGAGGAGGCGGCGCAGTGTGTCCAGGGGGTTGCCGTCCGGCAGCCTCTCCACGGCTCGCGACCCGGCCCGGCGCAGGGTGATCCGCCCGTTCTTGGCGGTCAGGATCATGAGGGGATCCGTCCCCAGAAACGAATAGCGCGCCCACTTCTCCCCGCCTTCTACCGACTCGAGCAGGAACGAGTAGGGGCCGGGCCGGAGCCTCAGGTAGGCGGACAGCGGGGTGTCGAGGTCCGCCGGCAGCTCCGCGAAGACGGGCACGAGGTTGCCCCGACCCGCGAGCGCCCGGAACTCGTCACGGGCTGGATAGAGCGACGGGACGACTATGCCGCCGGTACTAATACCTGGAGTGCCTCGAGGCTCAGGCCTGCGCGTCCAGCTTCTTCTGCAGCTGGGCCTTCGGCACGGCGCCGATCACCTGATCCACGACCTTGCTATCCTTGACGAGCAGGATCGTAGGGATCGACCGAATACCGTACCGGGCTGCGAGCCCCGGGTTCTCGTCGACATTCACCTTCGCCAGCGTGATTCGCCCTCGCGAATCACGCGCGAGCTCTTCCAGCACGGGCGCGATCGCGCGACACGGGCCGCACCACTCCGCCCAGAAGTCCACCATGAGCAGGCCAGACGCCGCCGCCAGGGTCTCGTCGAAGTTCTGCTCCGTGAGGTGGACGGTCGTAGAATCGGTCATCCGTGGCTCCTCAATAAAAAGTCAACGCTCACGCTAACATACCGGCATCCGCGGCGCAAGGGCCGCACGCCAGCGTCCCCTTCAGGAATACTGTCACTTTGGCACATCGTCCATGCTACAGTCGCTTAAATGCTTGGTCAGTCGGCGCGAGTGCTTGTCGTTGACGACGAAAAATCGATCTTGATGCTCCTCGAGGAAGCACTCTCCCAGTGGGGTTACCAGGTCACCGCAGCCAGCACCGCCGCCGAGGCTCTGGCCGCCCTCCGCACGCAGGTCTTCGAGGCCGCCCTGACCGACGTGCGGATGCCCGACATGAGCGGCATCGACCTGCTCCGAGAGCTCAAGAAGCGGGACGAGTCGATGGAAGTCGTCATCATGACCGGCTATCCGACGATCGCCTCCGCCGTCGAGGCGCTCAAGGAAGGCGCGTACGACTACCTGTCCAAGCCCCTCATCCTCGACGAGCTTCGCCACCTGATGCAGCGGCTCATGGAGCGGCGTTTCCTCCGGGGTGAGGTCCAGACGCTGCGGATGCGCTTGGGCGAGGAGCTCACCGTCAGCGAGCTGATCGGCAGCTCTCCCGCCATGCAGCGGGTGAAGGACGTCATCGGAAAGGTTGCCGTGACCGACTCGCCGGTCCTGGTGGAAGGGGAAAGCGGGACCGGCAAGGAACTGGTGGCCGCCGCGATTCACCGTCTGTCGGCCCGAGCCAAAGGGCCGTTCATCCCCGTGAACTGCTCGGCCATCCCACGCGACCTGCTGGAGTCCGAGTTCTTCGGCCATGTCCGGGGTGCGTTCTCGGGCGCGGTGTCCGACGCTCTGGGACTCTTCCGGGGCGCCAACGAAGGCACCATCTTCCTGGACGAGATCGCCGAACTGCCCCCCGAGCTCCAGGTGAAGCTGCTGCGCGTCCTCCAGGAGATGCAGGTGCGCCCGGTGGGCTCCACCAAGGCCTTTCCGGTCGACGTGCGCGTGATCGCGGCGACCAACCGGAACCTCGAGCAGGCCATGAAGGCCGGGGCGTTTCGCCAGGACCTCTTCTACCGCCTGAACGTCATCCGGATCACCCTGGCGCCGTTGCGGGACCGGCGCGAAGACATGCCGGCTCTGGTGAACCACTTCATCCGTCGGTTCAACAAGCGCTTCCGGCGCGACGTCCGCGGTATCACGCCTGACGCGCTGGCCGCCCTGGCCTCCTACGACTTCCCCGGCAACGTAAGGGAGCTCGAGAACCTGATCGAGCGGGCGTACGCCATGGGCACCCGCGAGCACGTCACCCTGGCCGATCTCCCCAGCCTGTCGGCTCGCTCCACCCTGACCCCGGCCGTCGACACCAAGAACGTCCCCACGCTGGCCGAGGTGGAGAAGGAGCTCATCTTGCGAGCGCTGGCCGTCCACAACAACGACAAGGAGGAGGCAGCCCGGGCGCTCGGGATCTCGCGCCGAACGATCTACCGGCGGCTCAAGGAGTACGGCAAGATCTGACGGCGCGGTCAGTAGCCCTCGAGGCGGTCGCGGGCGACGAGGTCGGGATCCCGCTCCGCGGGATGGCCATAGCCGCCTCCGCCTGGCAGCCTCACCTCGACCAGTCCGCCGGGGCCGACCAGGTGCTCCTGCTTGGGGTTGCCCGGACGGGCGCCGTCGATCAGCACCTCGCCCAGGGCGCCTGGCCCCCCGCCGAGAAAGCCGCGAGCGGGGACCCGGGTGCGGTCACCGAGGACAGAGCACGTGAAGGGCTCGCGGCTCCTGACCCGGAAGGCGATCGTCTGGCCGAGGCCCCCCCGGAACCTACCAGCGCCGCCGGAGCCGGCCCGCAGCTCTTTGCGCTCGACGATCAGAGGCGTCGTGGATTCCAGGATTTCCACGGGCGTGCCGAGGACCCCCGAGGGAAAGGCGGTGGCGTTCAGCCCATCCTTCACCGCGCGGGCGCCGGTGCCACCCGAGCAGAAGAACACGTGAGTGAAGGGACGGCTCTGCAGATCCCGGCCGGCGACCTGGATACCCCAGATGTTGGCAGACCCTTCGGCCATGACCCGGTCGGGGACCGCCTGGCCGAGCGCCCCCGCGATGACGTGAGGCAGAAAATGGCCGATGACGTGGCGGGCCGCTACCGCCACCGGCGGTTGGGCATTGAGGATGCAGTCCACGGGGGCGCTGATCCGAAGAGGCCGGAAGGCGCCCTCGTTGTTGGGGACATCCGGGCTGACGATGACCTTGACCCCGTACGTGGTGTAGGCCTCGGTGTAGTTCATCGTGACGTTGATGCCCCGGCGGCTTGCCGGCGACGAGCCGGCGAAGTCGATTCCGAGCTCGCCACCGCGGACCTCGCAGCAGACGCGGATCGTGATGGGCTCGTCGAAGCCATCGGAGACGATGGCGTGCTCGTAGCGTCCGGGCCGCAGGCGCCGGATCGCCTCGCGCATGGCCTGCTCGGTGCGGCTGATGATCTCGTCGGCCAGGGGTTCCAGCCGATCCAGGCCGAACTCGACCATGAACTCCAGCAGCCGTTCGGCGCCCACCGCGCCGCCCGCGATCTGCGCGTGAAAGTCTCCCAGCACCATGTCCGGCACGCGCACGTTGGCCCGGACCATGGCGAGCAGCGTCTGGTTGGGCTGGCCCGCCTCGTACAGCTTGAGGATGGGGATGAACAGGCCTTCCTCGTAGACCTCGCGCGACTCGGCCGACAGGACATGGCCGCCGATGTCCGCCGTGTGGCAGGTCGAGGCGAAGAACCCAACGCACTCCGTGTCGCGAAACACTGGGGTGCAGATCGTAACGTCATTGAGGTGACCGGACGTCTTCCACGGATCGTTGGTGATCAGCACGTCCCCGGGCCGCAGCGTGGGGAGCGGGCAGGCGGCCAGGACGTGCTTCATGGCCAGGGCCATGGAGTTGATGTGCCCAGGCGTGCCCGTCACGGCCTGGGCCACCATGTTGCCGCGGCGGTCGAAGACCCCGGCCGAAAGATCGCCGGCCTCGCGGACGATCGAGGTGAAGGAGGTTCGCTGGAGCGCGGTGGCTTGCTCGTTCACCACCCCCACGAGGCGGTTCCAACAGATCTCCAGGGTGACGGGATCGAACCGTGCCGGAACCGTCAATCCAGCTCCACCACGATGGTCAGGTCCTCATCCACCCGACAGCGAGCACCCGGTCCGATGACCGCCGTCGACTCACGCTCCTCGAGAATCGCCGGGCCAGCGAACGAGATGCCTGGCCCCAGCCGGTAGCGGTCGTAGACGGGAGTCGGGATGAAGCCCCGGGCCTCGGAGAAGTACGCCGACCGGGTGGTCTTGAGCGCTGGGGCCACCGTGGCGGCCGTCCCCCCGGCCGCCGCGCCGAGGCGCAGCGCGGGGCGTGGCCCCGAGAGCGTCACGCGCCAGTTGAGGACCTCGATCGGCACGCCTTGGGGCAGCCGATGGTAGAGCGCGCGGTAGGCCGCCTCGAAGGCCGCAGTGATGAGGGACAGACTGGCTGCTGACAATTCTCCCGCTGGCACCGCGGCTTCGACCTCGTGACCCTGGCCGAGGTAACGCATCTCCGCCAGCCGGGTCACCTGCACGTCGGCCGCGGCCACGCCGGCGCGCGCCAGTAGGGCCCGACCCTGAGCTTCTATGTCGGCGTAGAGCGCGTTGACAAAGGACCAGTCGGCGGCATCCAGCCGCAGGCGTCGGGTTCGAACGAAGTCGAAGGCCAGCGGCGCGGCCAGCAGCCCATAGGCCGACATGGCGCCCGCCCCGAAGGGCAGCAGGATCCGGGGAAGCTTCAGGATGCGGGCGACCTGCCAGCAGTGCCCGGGGCCGGCCCCCCCGAATGCGAAGAGCGGGTACTGGCGCAGGTCCTTGCCACGCTCGATGCCGTGGATGCGCGCGGCCGCTGCCATGTTCTCGTTGACGACGCGGTGGATACCCCAGGCCGCCTGCACGATATCGATCCCCAGAGGCCGGGCGATGTGGTCGACGATGGCCCGCTCGGCGGCTTCGCGTGAGAGCGGCATGCGGCCCCCCAGGAAGAATTCGGCCTCCAGATAGCCGAGCAGGAGATCGGCGTCGGTCACTGTCGGCAGGCGCCCGCCCAGGTTGTAGCAGGCAGGGCCCGGATCGGCTCCCGCGCTGTCGGGGCCGATCTTCAGGAGACCCATGTGGTCCACCCGAGCGATCGAGCCGCCGCCGGCTCCGATCTCGATCATCTCGATGACGGGCACACGGATGGGAAGGCCCGAGCCCTTTTTGAACCGATCGGCCCGAGCCACCTCGAACTCCCGCGCCACCAGCGGGAGGCCCCCATCGATGACGCAGGCCTTGGCGGTGGTGCCGCCCATATCGAACGATAGCAAGCGTGGCTCGCGGCGCTCGCGCGCAGCCTGGGCTGCGGCCAGCGCGCCGGCGGCGGGGCCCGACTCGACGAGGCGGATGGGCAGTCGCCTGGCGTCGGCCGGCAGGGCGATGCCGCCCGACGACTGCATGATGTAGAGCTGGCCGGGGATCCCGCGCTCGGCCAGCCGGCGCTCCAGGTCTTCGAGGTAGCGGGCCATAAGCGGCATCACGTACACGTTGGCCGTGGTCGTGGAGGCGCGCTCGTACTCTCGGATCTCGGGCACCACATCGGCCGAGCACGCCACTGGCAGGCCCGGAGCGACCTGCTCGACCAGCGTCGCCAGGCGACGCTCGTGAGCAGGGTTGACGTAAGAGTGCAGCAGACAGATGGCCAGGGCTTCGATGCCGCCGCTCACCAGATCCTGGACGACGCGCCGGGCCACGGACTCGTCGAGCTCCTGCTGGGCCGATCCGTCGGCGAGCAGGCGTTCCGGGATCTCGCGGCGGAGATGGCGAGGGACGAGCGGGGGCGGCGGATCGATGAGGAGATCGTACATGTCGTAGCGCCCCTCGTGCCGGATCTCCAGCACGTCCCGGAAGCCTGCCGTCGTCAGCAGGCCCGTGCGGGCGCCCTTGCGTTCGATGAGCGCGTTGGTCGCCAGCGTGGTGCCGTGGATGACGTCGCGAACATCGCCGGCGTGCAGGCGGGCTTCCTGGAGCAGGCCGCGAATCCCTTCCTCCACGCCGTGGGCGGGATCTTTGGGCGTGGTCAGAACCTTGCCGACGGTCAGGGTTCCGGACATCTCGTCGACGACGACGAGATCCGTGAACGTGCCGCCGATGTCCACACCGAGGCGTGCCGTCACGACGGCAGTCTACACCGTCACGGCAGGTAGGATGACACGAAGCTGCCGGATGGGACGACCGCGAAGCGATCGAATCGAAACGGGACTGCGTTGACGGGCGGCGATGCCCCGGTGATGAGGGCGGCCATCATCTCGCCGATGGCCGGGGCCAGCTTGAACCCGTGGCCGCTCAGGCCGGCCGCGATCCACAGACCGGCCAGCGGCGACTGGTCCAGGATCGGCATCCAGTCCGGCGTGATGTCGAAGGCCCCCACGTACCCCCGGCGGTAGCGAGCCTCGGCCAGGCGTGGCATCGCGCGGCTGCTACGCTCCAGCGCTTCCGTCGCCTCGGCGAATCCCGCTTCGCTTCCCAGGAGCTCCGGATCCACCGGGTGCTGGCGTTCGTCGTCGGTGAGGGAGCCGGTCAACGTGAGAGCGCCGGTCTCCGGGCGGACGTAGGCGCCGCCCCCGAGGTCGAGGAAGACGCGATGGGGCGGGCCGAACCCGGGGTCGCGCTCCACGATGAACACGGGATGGCGGCCGATGACGATGGGCAACGTGATCCCGGCTAGCGCCGCCACACGTGGCGACCACAACCCCGCGGCATTCACCACCACCGGAGCCGTGACGACGTCCCCTCCGGCCGTCGCCACCCCCGTCACGCGATCCGCGTGCGTCAGTATTCTGGTCACCTCGTGGCCTTGCTCCACGGCCACGCCCAGCCGACGGGCCGCAGCCGCGTAGGCCAGCGTCACCGCGGAGGGATCGGCGTAGCCGGAATCGGGCTCGTAGACGACGCCGGTCAGGCACGCAGGATCGACGCGGGGCTCGACGCGCGCGGCATCGGCGGGGCTGAGGAGCTCGGCCCGCACCCCGAGCGGTCGCTGGAGCGCGAGAACCCGTTCCAGCCGAGGGCGCATGCTGGATCCCACGGCGATGAGCGCCCCGCAGCCGACGTAACCCGCCTCGCCGCCGACCAATTCGTCGAAGCGGCGGTAGACGTCCAGGGACCGAAGGACCATGTGCGTCATCTCGGCGGTCGGGTAGAGCTGGCGAATGATGCCCACCGACCGGCCCGTCCCCCCGGACGCCAGAAACCGGCGTTCGAGCACGACGACGTCGCGCACGCCGGCCCGGGCCAGATGAAACGCGATGGAGGCTCCGGTGACGCCGCCACCGACGATGACGACGTCGGCGGTCGCCCTCACCGGCCTCCCGGGCGAAGGGCGGCCGCCTCGGCCGCGCTCAGTACCAGGACGGCGTCGTCCTGACGGACGGTTCCCTCCCGCAGGACGCTGGCGTAGACACGGCTCCAGCCGGGGTGATGCTTCTGGGAGACCCGCGCGTAGTCCCCGCCGGCGAAGGCGAGGCGGATGTTGGCACACGGGCTGGTATAGCGAGTGACCTGGAGGATCACCTCCTGGCCGATCCTCAGGGTGGTGCCGGGCGTGATGGCCCTCCAGTCCAGACCCTGGACGGTGAGGTTCTCGCCCAGGCTCCCTGGCCGGATGGGATGGCCCTCCCGCTGAAGCGCGTCGATGGCCTCCAGGGCGTAGAGACAGACAGCCCGCTCGGGGCCGCCGTGGTGCTCCGCGTCACGGTGGCCATCCCCGACCAGTCCTTCGCGCGTGACACGGACCGCCGCCGTGGGCAGCTTCGGGACTCCTCCCGCCGAAATGTTGATCTGCACGACTCGACTGACGCTCACCGATGAACCTCCGTGCCGGGGCCGGCGTCGCGGCGGATCATTCGCTGGACCCGGCTCTCCAGGACGACTTCGCCGCGCTGGTTCAGGACGCGGTGCTGGTAGGTGACGATCCCCCGATCCGGCTTCTTGGTGTCTCGCTTGTCGACGACCTCGATTTCGACGTGGATGGTGTCGCCCTGGAGCACGGGCGCCACCAGCCGTATCTCGCCTCCCAGCCAGGCCATGCCGGTGCCATGGATGAGGCCCGTTTGCATGACGAGGCCCTCGGACAGGGCGAAGGTCAGCGCGCCCGGGGCGACACGGCGGCCGAATACCGACTCCCGGGCAACATACTCCATGTCCATGAAGAGCGGCTCGCTGAAGCCGCAGAGGTTCACGAAGTTCACGATGTCCGTCTCGGACACGGTGCGGGCCAGCGTTCGATACACCGCCCCCACGGTGGTCTGTTCCCAGGTCAGCCCCTGTCCGAGCATGGTCCGCCTCCCGTTCTCGATCAGTCGCCGAGATAGGCTCGGCGCACGGCCGGGTCCTCGACCAGGGCATCCGCCGTCCCGGTCAGGGCGATGGTCCCCGTTTCGAGGACGTAGCCGCGGTGGGCCACGCCGAGCGCCATCGCCGCGTTCTGTTCCACGAGCAGGATCGTGATGCCTTGGCGGTTGATGTCGGCGATCGTGGCGAAGATCTGTTCGACGAGCACGGGGGCCAACCCCATGCTGGGCTCGTCCAGCAACAGCAGGCGCGGGTTCGCCATCAGGGCGCGGCCGATGGCCAGCATCTGCTGCTCACCTCCCGACAGGGTGCCGGCCACCTGGCTCAAGCGCTCGTGCAGACGCGGAAACAGGGCGAACACCCGATCCAGGTCGTGCAGGACACCGCCGTCGCGCCGCAGGTAGGCGCCCATCATGAGGTTCTCGCGGACGGTCAGCCGGTTGAAGATCCGGCGGCCCTCGGGCACATGAGCGATGCCGTGCAACACCACGTCGTGGGCGGGCATCCCGACGAGGGACTGGTCGTCGAGGGCGATGCGGCCGCGACGGGGCGCCAGCAGCCCCGAGATGGTCTTGAGGGTCGTGGTCTTCCCCGCGCCGTTGTTGCCGAGCAGGGCGACGATCTCGCCGCGGGCGACCTCCAGCGACACGCCTTTGAGCGCGTGGATCTCCCCGTAGAAGACGTGCAGGTCGTCAACGCTCAGCACGGGTCGTTCGGGTACGGGCCCAGGAACCGCGGCCCAGGTAGGCCTCGATCACCCGGGGATCGGCCTGCACCTGCTGGGGCGGGCCCTCGGCGATCTTCTCGCCGTGGTCCAGCACCGTGACACGATCGGAGACCTCCATGACGATCCGCATGTTGTGCTCGATGAGCAGGATGGCCAGCCCGAGCTCGGTGACCAGCTGTCGGAGCAGGGCCATGAGGGCGGCGGCTTCGCCCTGCGTCATCCCCGCCGAAGGCTCGTCGAGGAGCAGCAGGGTGGGTTGGGAGGCCAGGGCCCGAGCGATTTCCAGGCGGCGCTGGTCGCCGTAGGGCAGGTTCCGGCTGATCTCGTTGGCGCCGGCCCGCAGGCCGACGCGCTCGAGGAGCGCGACCGCCGCCTCCCAGAGGCCGGTCTCCACGTGTCTGAACGTGCGACCTCGAACCAGGACGTCCCACAGGCGCAGGTCCACGCGGGCGTGCATGCCGACCAGCACGTTTTCGATGGCCGTCATGTTGGCGAACAGTCGGATGTTCTGAAACGTCCGGCAGATACCCAGCGCGGTGATCTGGTCGGGGCGGAGACCGACCAGCGGCCGGCCCCCGAATGCGATGGTGCCCTCGTCGGGAGTGTAGAGCCCGGTCAAGATGTTGAACAGGGTTGTCTTGCCGGCGCCGTTGGGGCCGATGATCGACGTGATCCCGGGCTCCAGCGCGAAGTCGACACGGTTCACAGCGGTCAGCCCACCGAAGCGTTTGCTGACACCGCGCGCTTCGAGCAGCGCGCTCATGTCGTAGTCGCCTCGGCGCGGCGCGTGCTCGGCGCGGCCGGCTCGGCCAGCTCGCGCTGCCGTCGCCGGGCGGGCAGGATCCCCTGGGGCCGGAAGATCATCATGAGGACCAGGATCATCCCGAAGATCATCCGCTCGTACTTGGCCGGCTCGAACTGGGTCGGCAGGTCGGCCAGGTTGTATCCCAGCACGGTGACCCCGGCGTTCTTGAGCTCGTTCAGCCAGAGCGACAGGCCTTTGAGCACTTGCAGATTGAGAACCGTCACCGCCGTGGCCCCCAGCACGGCGCCCGGGATCGATCCCATGCCGCCCAGGATGACCATGGCCAGCACGCCGATCGACTCGAGAAAGGTGAACGACTCGGGATTGATGAACACCTGCTTGGCCGAGAACATCACGCCCATGATCCCGGCAAAGGACGCGCCGCAGGCGAACGCCAGGAGCTTCATGCGGACCAGCGGCACTCCCATGGCCCGGGCCGCCAGCTCGTCTTCCCGGATCGCCTCCCACGCTCGCCCGACATGGGAGTCCTCGAGCCGGCGATTGACGAGGATGACTGCCCCCACGATCAACAGGACGAGGAAATAGAAGTACTCCCCGTAGGGCAATCCCCACAGGGTCGCGGGGCGCACGATGGGGGTGATCCCCTTGGGGCCGTTGGTGATATTGATGGGCTTGTCCAGGTTGTTGGCCAGGACCCGAATGACCTCTCCGAAGCCCAGGGTCACGATGGCCAGATAGTCACCATGCAGGCGCAGCACCGGCAGGCCGAGCAGGATGCCAGCCCCGGCTGCCACGACGAGCCCCACGAAAAGGAAGACATAGAACCACCCCGGGCTCAACGGGAATCCCCCGCCGAAGATCAGGTTGGCATGGGGGGAGCCGAAGATGGCCCACGTGTAGGCTCCCACGGCGAAGAATGCCACGTATCCGAGGTCGAGCAGACCGGCGAGCCCGACCACGATATTCAGCCCGAGCGCCAGGGCCACGAAGATCCCGACCTGCGTGGCGACCTCGAGATAGTACCCGTTGTAGGCCCCGATGAGCGGCATCAGGACGAGTAGGGCACTCCCCAGCAGCGCCGCGCGCAGCCAAGTGGGAATGCGCGCCAGATAGACGAAGAGCAGCGAGCCCTGGAAGAGCAGGAAGGCCAGCACCGAGCGGGGAAACACCGCGACGGCAAGGCTGGAGACGGCGACGGCGGCGACGGCGAGCACGGTGTGAAGGATCACGCCCGCTCCCGCACGACCTCGCCGAGGAGACCCTTGGGCCGGAAGATGAGGATGAGGATCAGGACGGAGAAGGCGAAAATGTCTTTGTACTCGGCGCCGAAGGCCCCATTGGTGAGCAGCGACAGGTAGGAGGCGGCGAAAGCCTCCAGCAAGCCCAGGACGAGCCCGCCCAGCATGGCGCCCGGGATGTTGCCGATACCGCCCAGCACCGCGGCGGTGAAAGCCTTGAGCCCGGGAATGAACCCCGTGTACGGATTGATGAGCCCGTATTGCACGCCGAACAGCACACCGGCGGCCCCGCCCATGGCTCCACCGATCAGAAACGTCAGGGAGACGATGCGATTGACGTTGATGCCCATCAGGCTGGCCGCGGCCTGATCTTCGGCCACCGCACGGATGGCGGTACCCACCCGCGTGCGGTTGACCACGGCGTGGAGGAGCCAGAGGATGCCCAGGGCGGCCGCGATGACCACCAGGGACTTCACCGAGATGTCGATCGTCGCCGTCAGGACGAAGCGATGGTTCAGGGCGTCGATGGTGGGGTAGACGAGGTTGAAGGCATTGCGCCAGAGGGACTCGATCAGCCGGATCAAGTCCTGCAGGAAGAACGAGATCCCGATGGCCGAGATGAGCGGGATCAAGCGTGGCGTGCCGCGCAGGGGCCGGTAGGCCACCCGCTCTACGGTCACCGCCACCAGCCCACTGGCGGCGATGCCGGCCATCAGGACCAGGATCAGCACTACCGGCCAGGGCAGCGCGTCGAGCAGGCCGGCGCTCTGCAGGCCGAGCATGATCTCGACGCCCACGAAGGCACCGATGATGAAGATCTCGGAGTGGGCGAAATTGATGAACTCCAGCACCCCGTAGACCATGGTGTAGCCCAACGCGATGAGGGCGTACATGAAGCCGAGGATGATGCCGTCGAGCAGGACCTGAGGCAGGATCCCGACGAGAAGCTCGAAGTCCATCGGTTAGGGGTCCCGGGCCGGTGGCCCGATCCCTTCAGCCATCGCGGTCGCAGAGGCGCGATCCGCCCACCCTGACGTCGTCTCGTTGATAGTCGCTACTTCTTCTTCAGCGACGGCGCAGCGATGGTCAGCCGCTTGACCTCCTTGTTCTCGCCCCACTTCTGGGGATCGTCACTGGCCACCTGGAGGACGAAGTACAGCGCGCTGCGGGGGTCCCCCTTGTCATCGAACTCCCACGTGCCGGTGATTCCCGAGTGCTTCACCTTGCGGACGGCGGTGGAGACGTCCTCGCGGCTGAGCTTCTTACCGCTCTTGCCGGCCATCTCCATGGCCTTCAGGGTGATGGTGGCGGCATCGTAGGCCTGGGCCGAGAACGGCTCGGGATTCTTGCCGAACTTCTTCCGGAATTCTTCGGCGAACGCCTTGGCCTTGGGATATTTGGTCACCGGCCCGGCCACCGAGGTGTAGTACATGCCCACCACGGCTTTCCCGCCGATCTTGGCCAGGTCCGAGGAGTCCAGCCCATCGGGCCCCATGAACTTCGCTTTCACGCCCTTCTCGCGGGCCTGCTTGAAGAAGGGCGCCGCCTGCTCGTAAATGCCGCCGAAGTAGATCAAGTCCGGATT is a genomic window containing:
- a CDS encoding branched-chain amino acid ABC transporter permease, giving the protein MDFELLVGILPQVLLDGIILGFMYALIALGYTMVYGVLEFINFAHSEIFIIGAFVGVEIMLGLQSAGLLDALPWPVVLILVLMAGIAASGLVAVTVERVAYRPLRGTPRLIPLISAIGISFFLQDLIRLIESLWRNAFNLVYPTIDALNHRFVLTATIDISVKSLVVIAAALGILWLLHAVVNRTRVGTAIRAVAEDQAAASLMGINVNRIVSLTFLIGGAMGGAAGVLFGVQYGLINPYTGFIPGLKAFTAAVLGGIGNIPGAMLGGLVLGLLEAFAASYLSLLTNGAFGAEYKDIFAFSVLILILIFRPKGLLGEVVRERA
- a CDS encoding ABC transporter ATP-binding protein, producing the protein MSALLEARGVSKRFGGLTAVNRVDFALEPGITSIIGPNGAGKTTLFNILTGLYTPDEGTIAFGGRPLVGLRPDQITALGICRTFQNIRLFANMTAIENVLVGMHARVDLRLWDVLVRGRTFRHVETGLWEAAVALLERVGLRAGANEISRNLPYGDQRRLEIARALASQPTLLLLDEPSAGMTQGEAAALMALLRQLVTELGLAILLIEHNMRIVMEVSDRVTVLDHGEKIAEGPPQQVQADPRVIEAYLGRGSWARTRTTRAER
- a CDS encoding branched-chain amino acid ABC transporter permease; translated protein: MILHTVLAVAAVAVSSLAVAVFPRSVLAFLLFQGSLLFVYLARIPTWLRAALLGSALLVLMPLIGAYNGYYLEVATQVGIFVALALGLNIVVGLAGLLDLGYVAFFAVGAYTWAIFGSPHANLIFGGGFPLSPGWFYVFLFVGLVVAAGAGILLGLPVLRLHGDYLAIVTLGFGEVIRVLANNLDKPINITNGPKGITPIVRPATLWGLPYGEYFYFLVLLIVGAVILVNRRLEDSHVGRAWEAIREDELAARAMGVPLVRMKLLAFACGASFAGIMGVMFSAKQVFINPESFTFLESIGVLAMVILGGMGSIPGAVLGATAVTVLNLQVLKGLSLWLNELKNAGVTVLGYNLADLPTQFEPAKYERMIFGMILVLMMIFRPQGILPARRRQRELAEPAAPSTRRAEATTT